In Acidimicrobiales bacterium, the following proteins share a genomic window:
- the prcA gene encoding proteasome subunit alpha — MPFYVAPEQVMKDRADYARKGIARGRSLIAAICSDGILLCAENPSATLRKISEIYDRIAFAGVGRYNEFDQLRVAGVRHADLKGYSYSREDVDARSLANAYAQALGQVFTHEMKPLEVEILVAEVGHEAAGDQIFHILYDGTVIDEPSRAVLGGDAEAIAGRFEAAHDTGATTVEVLAAAMGALAGPDRTLSAGEVEAAVLDRNGTRRAFRRLTDDEITAALASTPAAPAEADDTGGGAGADDETSGQGRAEGSAGAPGPDAAGAPASEPDGDEPLEGDEPDA, encoded by the coding sequence ATGCCCTTCTACGTCGCACCGGAACAGGTGATGAAGGACCGGGCCGACTACGCCCGCAAGGGCATCGCCCGGGGACGCAGCCTCATCGCCGCCATCTGCTCCGACGGCATCCTGCTGTGCGCCGAGAACCCGTCGGCCACCCTGCGCAAGATCAGCGAGATCTACGACCGCATCGCCTTCGCCGGGGTGGGGCGCTACAACGAGTTCGACCAGCTCCGGGTGGCCGGGGTGCGCCACGCCGACCTCAAGGGCTACTCCTACAGCCGCGAGGACGTCGATGCCCGCAGCCTGGCCAACGCCTACGCCCAGGCCCTGGGCCAGGTCTTCACCCACGAGATGAAGCCGCTGGAGGTCGAGATCCTGGTGGCCGAGGTGGGCCACGAGGCCGCCGGCGACCAGATCTTCCACATCCTCTACGACGGCACCGTCATCGACGAGCCGTCCCGGGCCGTGCTGGGCGGCGACGCCGAGGCCATCGCCGGCCGCTTCGAGGCCGCCCACGACACCGGCGCCACCACCGTCGAAGTGCTGGCCGCCGCGATGGGCGCCCTGGCCGGCCCGGACCGCACCCTGTCGGCCGGCGAGGTGGAGGCCGCGGTGCTGGACCGCAACGGCACCCGCCGGGCCTTCCGCCGCCTCACCGACGACGAGATCACCGCCGCCCTGGCCAGCACCCCCGCCGCGCCGGCCGAGGCCGACGACACCGGCGGCGGCGCCGGGGCCGACGACGAGACCTCGGGCCAGGGCCGGGCCGAAGGGTCGGCCGGAGCCCCCGGACCCGACGCCGCCGGTGCGCCGGCCTCCGAGCCCGACGGCGACGAGCCCCTCGAGGGTGACGAACCCGACGCCTGA
- the pafA gene encoding Pup--protein ligase — MDKRIYGLENEYGVTCVSRGQRRLSPDEVARYLFRRVVSWGRSSNVFLANGARLYLDVGSHPEYATPECDSVHDVVVHDKAGERILEQLLGSAEARLRDEGIRGDIYLFKNNTDSAGNSYGCHENYLVTRQGEFGRLADVLIPFLVSRQIVCGAGKVLQTPRGTVFAVSQRAEHIWEGVSSATTRSRPIINTRDEPHADAERYRRLHVIVGDSNMSETTTLLKVASTDLVLRMIEEGVVMRDLTLENPIRAIREISHDMTGRRRVRLVNGREASALEIQSEYLTRARDFVDRRSLATPVISQVLDLWERGLKAVESGDLSLVERELDWVMKYTLIERYRERHGLAWGDPRIAQLDLAYHDIHRGRGLFYLLQRRDAVSRVTTDPAVFRAKSVPPQTTRARLRGEFIKRAQERRRDFTVDCAPQAQRPGAAHRAVQGP; from the coding sequence GTGGACAAGCGGATCTACGGGTTGGAGAACGAGTACGGCGTCACCTGCGTCTCGCGGGGCCAGCGCCGGCTCAGCCCCGACGAGGTGGCCCGCTACCTGTTCCGGCGGGTCGTCTCCTGGGGCCGCAGCTCCAACGTGTTCCTGGCCAACGGGGCCCGCCTGTACCTCGATGTGGGCAGCCACCCCGAGTACGCCACCCCGGAGTGCGACTCGGTCCACGACGTGGTGGTCCACGACAAGGCCGGGGAGCGCATCCTGGAGCAGCTCCTGGGCAGCGCCGAGGCCCGCCTCCGCGACGAGGGCATCCGGGGCGACATCTACCTGTTCAAGAACAACACCGACTCGGCCGGCAACTCCTACGGCTGCCACGAGAACTACCTGGTGACGCGGCAGGGCGAGTTCGGCCGGCTTGCCGACGTGCTGATCCCGTTCCTCGTCAGCCGGCAGATCGTGTGCGGCGCCGGCAAGGTGCTGCAGACGCCGCGCGGCACGGTCTTCGCGGTCAGCCAGCGAGCCGAGCACATCTGGGAGGGCGTCTCCAGCGCCACCACGCGGTCCCGGCCGATCATCAACACCCGCGACGAGCCGCACGCCGACGCCGAGCGGTACCGGCGGCTGCACGTGATCGTCGGCGACTCGAACATGAGCGAGACCACGACCCTGCTCAAGGTCGCCTCCACCGACCTGGTGCTGCGGATGATCGAGGAGGGGGTGGTGATGCGCGACCTCACCCTCGAGAACCCGATCCGCGCCATCCGCGAGATCTCCCACGACATGACCGGGCGCCGCCGGGTCCGGCTGGTCAACGGCCGCGAGGCGAGCGCCCTGGAGATCCAGTCCGAGTACCTGACCCGGGCGCGAGACTTCGTCGACCGCCGGAGTCTCGCCACCCCGGTGATCTCCCAGGTCCTCGACCTGTGGGAGCGGGGGCTGAAGGCCGTGGAGTCCGGCGACCTCTCGCTGGTCGAGCGAGAGCTCGACTGGGTGATGAAGTACACGCTGATCGAGCGGTACCGCGAGCGACACGGGCTGGCGTGGGGCGACCCGCGGATCGCCCAGCTCGACCTCGCCTACCACGACATCCACCGCGGCCGTGGTCTGTTCTACCTGCTCCAGCGGCGCGACGCGGTGAGCCGGGTGACCACCGACCCGGCCGTCTTCCGGGCCAAGTCGGTGCCGCCGCAGACGACCCGGGCCCGGCTGCGCGGCGAGTTCATCAAGCGCGCGCAGGAGCGCCGGCGCGACTTCACCGTCGACTGTGCACCTCAAGCTCAACGACCAGGCGCAGCGCACCGTGCTGTGCAAGGACC
- a CDS encoding ubiquitin-like protein Pup translates to MAEREQKKRSAPQREAEEVADAPQPSERGEEIKADIDDILDEIDDVLETNAEDFVRSYVQKGGQ, encoded by the coding sequence ATGGCTGAACGGGAGCAGAAGAAGCGCAGCGCCCCCCAGCGGGAGGCCGAGGAGGTCGCCGACGCGCCGCAGCCCAGCGAGCGGGGCGAGGAGATCAAGGCCGACATCGACGACATCCTCGACGAGATCGATGACGTGCTGGAGACCAACGCCGAGGACTTCGTCCGCTCCTACGTCCAGAAGGGCGGGCAGTAG
- a CDS encoding ferredoxin produces the protein MKVWIDQDLCTGDGLCEEIAPDVFTLLDDGLAYVKEGDKVYADPGGAEGLAVIPDGQLEATIESAEECPGECIFIEPPE, from the coding sequence ATGAAGGTCTGGATCGACCAGGATCTCTGCACCGGGGACGGCCTCTGCGAGGAGATCGCGCCCGACGTCTTCACGCTCCTCGACGACGGCCTGGCCTACGTCAAGGAGGGCGACAAGGTTTACGCCGACCCGGGCGGGGCCGAGGGCTTGGCCGTCATCCCCGACGGGCAGCTGGAGGCCACCATCGAGTCGGCCGAGGAGTGCCCGGGCGAGTGCATCTTCATCGAGCCGCCCGAGTGA
- a CDS encoding NACHT domain-containing protein — protein sequence MSRRASFRRYCRVVLARPQSRYLHVPGRNQISLETDDIFVPLTVSSTSTSQRDHVEYLYSLLNEPDSARFVQIVGDPGSGKSSLVKHIFRAACSQSKVGSGRWARRHPPLLPIVIELKSFVPPTDLEDSELADWALSEVRRQVTDVHGFAMGTLFESSSTGDGLLVLLDGLDEVSSDRYRPTSQAILGLCRLLSNRSPRNKVVMTMRSQFHSQIREDFDQTFVVTWEIQPFNPSDIIRFLRAWPFKSDASGQILRIYAELTDRPTLREMCSNPLVLAMYVANDQATDKTASPGTRTEFYAQVLEELLVARRSRQVGQSARQALRLRREAFLGRIARNNLADEGQPANVISWADAIETMVQMEGCLESDAERRLLELCKETGVLGVERLNESLRFIHLTFCEFLAAKEYALGRVNGWPELVVSHNDFVRSKFPQVRSRLVEVVPFAVALLPPSQRDVALGEVWAIGQQGVMGRCLLETQLYSNPLWIEYVEAELQFLSQMDEAPEVQIEWLRRLHLLNVTLIDYADWCVVAERRPEIDGEEVLARLVTLRVDQFNKVFASYASTDAAAAFRLSERLGINLVKERPDIVVDQMADALFVLFCRQKAAEVVGDDQLLWTWVFAEATARVGESQILMMDADTPEWMLRRARRVTRSRRWYPVRPSLRRFVMATVAFSVRNRLQRLGVIVDAWKRRYGRPSLAESALTVALDEAEQPRWLRDLSAFYDFRPPGRQRLREAVIVLLAVLVIVVYLVSETFLFVVPSPLAIWVVASSVVILLTYPGARREIYFGVVTGMSFNRYRTRHERYVPGRLLIPILDRSVNEHIKQARRERAHRSVEPWRSTGG from the coding sequence ATGTCCAGGCGGGCGAGCTTCCGCCGGTACTGCCGTGTGGTGCTCGCTCGCCCGCAGTCGCGATACTTGCACGTGCCGGGGCGAAACCAGATCTCCTTGGAGACCGATGACATCTTCGTACCCCTGACCGTTTCCTCGACTTCGACCTCGCAGCGAGATCACGTCGAGTACCTCTACTCGTTGCTCAACGAGCCCGACTCGGCGAGGTTCGTCCAAATCGTCGGAGACCCGGGATCGGGAAAGTCGTCATTGGTGAAGCACATCTTCAGGGCGGCGTGCTCGCAGTCGAAGGTCGGTTCGGGGCGATGGGCAAGGAGACACCCGCCGCTGCTGCCCATCGTGATCGAGCTGAAGAGTTTCGTGCCGCCGACGGACCTGGAGGACTCGGAGCTGGCTGATTGGGCCCTGTCTGAAGTGCGGCGCCAGGTGACCGATGTCCACGGCTTCGCCATGGGAACGCTCTTCGAAAGCAGCTCGACCGGAGACGGTCTCCTCGTCCTCTTGGATGGTCTGGACGAGGTGTCGTCCGACCGTTACCGACCCACCTCCCAGGCGATCCTCGGGCTGTGCCGCCTGCTCTCCAACCGATCACCCAGGAACAAGGTCGTGATGACGATGCGTAGCCAGTTCCACTCGCAGATTCGGGAGGACTTCGATCAGACCTTCGTCGTCACGTGGGAGATCCAACCGTTTAACCCCTCAGACATCATCCGATTCCTAAGAGCATGGCCATTCAAGAGCGATGCCTCGGGTCAGATTCTACGAATCTATGCCGAACTCACCGATCGCCCCACCTTGCGGGAGATGTGCAGTAACCCGTTGGTCCTGGCCATGTACGTCGCCAATGACCAGGCGACGGACAAGACGGCGTCGCCTGGCACCAGGACCGAGTTCTACGCCCAAGTGCTTGAGGAACTACTCGTGGCCAGACGGAGTCGGCAGGTCGGCCAGTCGGCCCGCCAGGCCCTACGGCTAAGACGGGAGGCGTTCCTGGGCCGGATCGCGAGGAACAACCTGGCGGACGAAGGGCAGCCCGCCAACGTCATCAGCTGGGCTGACGCCATTGAGACGATGGTGCAGATGGAGGGCTGCCTCGAGTCTGATGCCGAGAGGCGACTGCTGGAACTCTGCAAGGAGACGGGGGTGCTCGGTGTCGAGCGGCTCAACGAGTCACTACGGTTCATTCACCTGACCTTCTGCGAGTTTCTGGCCGCAAAGGAGTATGCGCTCGGGCGCGTCAATGGCTGGCCGGAACTCGTGGTATCGCACAATGACTTCGTCCGGTCCAAGTTCCCACAGGTCAGGAGCCGATTGGTCGAGGTCGTCCCCTTCGCCGTAGCGTTGCTGCCCCCGTCACAGCGCGATGTTGCCCTCGGAGAAGTCTGGGCGATCGGCCAGCAAGGGGTGATGGGCCGTTGCCTCCTCGAGACGCAGCTCTACTCCAACCCGCTGTGGATCGAGTACGTGGAGGCCGAGCTGCAGTTCCTCAGCCAGATGGACGAGGCCCCCGAGGTCCAGATCGAGTGGCTGCGTCGGCTTCACCTGCTGAACGTCACCCTCATCGACTACGCCGATTGGTGCGTCGTTGCCGAGCGTCGGCCGGAGATTGACGGGGAGGAAGTCTTGGCCCGACTCGTCACCCTTCGCGTCGATCAGTTCAACAAGGTGTTCGCGTCGTACGCCTCGACGGATGCGGCTGCTGCGTTTCGGCTCTCCGAACGTTTGGGGATCAACCTCGTGAAGGAGAGACCTGACATAGTTGTGGACCAGATGGCGGATGCCCTCTTCGTCCTGTTCTGTCGTCAGAAGGCGGCGGAAGTCGTCGGTGATGACCAGTTGCTGTGGACCTGGGTCTTTGCCGAGGCGACCGCTCGGGTGGGTGAGAGCCAGATTCTGATGATGGACGCCGACACCCCCGAGTGGATGCTGAGGCGCGCAAGGCGGGTGACGAGGTCTCGGCGTTGGTACCCGGTTCGTCCCTCGCTCCGGCGATTCGTTATGGCGACGGTGGCATTCTCGGTGCGCAATCGTCTGCAGCGCCTCGGGGTCATCGTTGACGCGTGGAAGCGACGCTATGGACGCCCGTCGCTTGCCGAGAGCGCCTTGACCGTCGCCCTGGATGAGGCGGAGCAGCCAAGATGGTTGCGCGACCTTTCCGCCTTCTACGACTTCCGCCCACCTGGTCGCCAGCGACTGCGGGAAGCGGTCATCGTGCTCCTTGCTGTGCTCGTCATCGTGGTCTATCTGGTATCGGAAACCTTCCTCTTTGTCGTGCCCTCGCCCCTCGCCATCTGGGTTGTGGCTTCCAGTGTCGTGATCCTGTTGACGTATCCAGGAGCCCGACGCGAGATCTACTTCGGGGTCGTGACCGGGATGTCCTTCAATCGGTACCGCACGCGACACGAGCGCTACGTGCCCGGCCGTCTCCTGATCCCGATCCTGGACCGCTCGGTCAACGAGCACATTAAACAGGCGCGGAGAGAGCGCGCCCATCGTTCGGTGGAGCCGTGGCGAAGCACTGGTGGGTGA
- the arc gene encoding proteasome ATPase: MVTVEEHRDPHPDSAEGIEDLREQATALEEEVVVLRRRLQDAPKRVRTLEERLLETKGQLAHAVSQNEKLAYTLREARDQIAALREEVDKLTQPPAAYGSVLGLNDDGTVDVMSGGRKMRVAVLPEAAEELERGSEVVLNESFTIVLARTADGTGELVTLKEVIDHGSRAIVVGRADDERVCEIAASLKGVPLRSGDALRMDPRSGLLLERLARPEVEELVLEEVPDISYEDVGGLDSQIEQIADAVELPFLHADLFAEHRLPAPKGILLYGPPGCGKTLIAKAVANSLAKKVADSAGDSEARSYFLNIKGPELLNKYVGETERQIRLVFQRAREKSEEGWPVIVFFDEMDSMFRTRGTGISSDMESTIVPQLLAEIDGVEALRNVIVIGASNREDLIDPAILRPGRLDVKIKIERPDEEAATQIFGQYLTTDLPLDAEEVASLGGGDRHKCVQGMIEVTVAEMYRVDEANQFLEITYQNGDKEVMYFKDFSSGAMIENIVRRAKKLAIKRHLAGAPKGIRTDDLLASIHQEYKEHEDLPNTTNPDDWAKISGKKGERIVYVRTIVTHDDTDGEVAGGRSIERVATGQYL, encoded by the coding sequence GTGGTCACCGTCGAGGAGCACCGAGACCCTCACCCCGACAGCGCCGAGGGCATCGAGGACCTGCGCGAGCAGGCCACTGCCTTGGAGGAGGAGGTCGTCGTCCTCCGCCGCCGCCTCCAGGACGCGCCCAAGCGGGTCCGCACCCTGGAGGAGCGGCTGCTGGAGACCAAGGGCCAGCTGGCCCACGCCGTCAGCCAGAACGAGAAGCTGGCCTACACCCTGCGCGAGGCCCGCGACCAGATCGCCGCCCTGCGCGAGGAGGTCGACAAGCTGACCCAGCCCCCGGCCGCCTACGGGTCGGTGCTGGGCCTCAACGACGACGGCACGGTGGACGTCATGTCCGGCGGCCGCAAGATGCGGGTGGCGGTGCTGCCCGAGGCGGCCGAGGAGCTGGAGCGGGGCAGCGAGGTCGTCCTCAACGAGTCCTTCACCATCGTGCTGGCCCGGACCGCCGACGGCACCGGTGAGCTGGTCACCCTCAAGGAGGTCATCGACCACGGCTCCCGGGCCATCGTGGTGGGGCGGGCCGACGACGAGCGGGTGTGCGAGATCGCGGCCTCGCTCAAGGGCGTGCCCCTCCGCTCGGGCGACGCCCTGCGCATGGACCCCCGCTCCGGCCTGCTGCTGGAGCGCCTGGCCCGGCCCGAGGTGGAGGAGCTGGTGCTGGAGGAGGTGCCCGACATCTCCTACGAGGACGTGGGCGGCCTGGACAGCCAGATCGAGCAGATCGCCGACGCCGTCGAGCTGCCGTTCCTGCACGCCGACCTGTTCGCCGAGCACCGCCTGCCCGCCCCCAAGGGCATCCTGCTCTACGGCCCCCCCGGCTGCGGCAAGACCCTGATCGCCAAGGCGGTGGCCAACTCGCTGGCCAAGAAGGTGGCCGACTCGGCCGGGGACAGCGAGGCCCGCAGCTACTTCCTCAACATCAAGGGCCCCGAGCTGCTCAACAAGTACGTGGGCGAGACCGAACGCCAGATCCGCCTGGTGTTCCAGCGGGCTCGGGAGAAGAGCGAGGAGGGCTGGCCCGTCATCGTCTTCTTCGACGAGATGGACTCCATGTTCCGCACCCGCGGCACCGGCATCAGCTCGGACATGGAGTCGACCATCGTGCCCCAGCTGCTGGCCGAGATCGACGGGGTCGAGGCCCTGCGCAACGTCATCGTGATCGGCGCCTCCAACCGTGAGGACCTGATCGATCCGGCCATCCTGCGGCCCGGCCGCCTGGACGTGAAGATCAAGATCGAGCGCCCCGACGAGGAGGCCGCCACCCAGATCTTCGGCCAGTACCTGACCACCGACCTGCCCCTGGACGCCGAGGAGGTGGCCAGCCTGGGCGGGGGCGACCGCCACAAGTGCGTGCAGGGGATGATCGAGGTCACGGTGGCCGAGATGTACCGGGTGGACGAGGCCAACCAGTTCCTGGAGATCACCTACCAGAACGGGGACAAGGAGGTCATGTACTTCAAGGACTTCTCGTCCGGGGCCATGATCGAGAACATCGTCCGCCGGGCCAAGAAGCTGGCCATCAAGCGCCACCTGGCCGGCGCCCCCAAGGGCATCCGCACCGACGACCTCCTGGCCTCCATCCACCAGGAGTACAAGGAGCACGAGGACCTGCCCAACACCACCAACCCCGACGACTGGGCCAAGATCTCGGGCAAGAAGGGCGAGCGCATCGTCTACGTGCGCACCATCGTCACCCACGACGACACCGACGGCGAGGTGGCCGGGGGTCGCTCCATCGAGCGGGTCGCCACCGGGCAGTACCTGTAG
- a CDS encoding AzlC family ABC transporter permease, protein MAIGAVTGAYGTSFGAVAVAAGLSPAQACALSVLMFTGGSQFAMVGTVAGGGHPLAGAATTVLLGARNAFWAAALAPAPGPGGAGGWPPPTWSSTRAAMGAAQDDPGALGLDVAGPAAFVALLAPRLRGREPWTVAQAGVPVLLAAAVAVAADLRRGAG, encoded by the coding sequence GTGGCCATCGGGGCGGTGACCGGGGCCTACGGCACCTCGTTCGGTGCGGTGGCGGTGGCCGCCGGGCTGTCGCCCGCCCAGGCCTGCGCCCTGAGCGTGCTCATGTTCACCGGCGGGTCGCAGTTCGCCATGGTGGGCACGGTGGCCGGCGGGGGCCACCCCCTGGCCGGGGCGGCCACCACCGTCCTGCTGGGGGCGCGCAACGCCTTCTGGGCTGCGGCTCTCGCCCCTGCTCCAGGTCCGGGGGGCGCCGGCGGCTGGCCGCCGCCCACCTGGTCATCGACGAGAGCGGCCATGGGGGCGGCCCAGGACGACCCCGGCGCCCTGGGCCTGGACGTGGCCGGGCCGGCCGCCTTCGTGGCCCTGCTGGCCCCCCGCCTCCGGGGCCGGGAGCCGTGGACCGTGGCCCAGGCCGGCGTCCCCGTCCTGCTGGCCGCCGCGGTGGCGGTGGCCGCCGACCTCCGCCGGGGGGCGGGATGA
- the dop gene encoding depupylase/deamidase Dop: MAIGKICGIETEYGIVHRGLAESNPVTASSLLINAYVSELAVTAAAGSPPVGWDFEDESPGRDARGRAPADAAPPEVETHLVNAVLTNGARFYVDHAHPEVSTPECADARAVVVFDRAAEVIVARAMAAAGRMLPPGQDIVVHKNNSDGKGNSYGCHENYLMDRAVPFGRIVTAATTHFVTRQVFTGSGKVGAEASGAGPGAPEVPYQLSQRADFFEAEVGLETTLKRPIVNTRDEPHADAQRYRRLHVIAGDANLAEVATFLKVGSTAIVLAMVEDEALDRSLALRNPVAAVRAVSHDPTLATVVELADGPSMTALEVQFELLARAQKWAEEHGLDAVGGDAVGGEVLRRWEQVLTGLEADPDSVAGQVDWVAKRRLIQGWVDRHDATWADPRVAALALQYHDLRPERSLARRLGLERITGDDEVARAVTEPPTDTRAYFRGRCLAKFASSIVAANWDSLVFDVGAEPLRRVPMMEPSRGTEAHVGRLLDECATPAELVARLSS; encoded by the coding sequence ATGGCCATCGGCAAGATCTGCGGCATCGAGACCGAGTACGGCATCGTCCACCGGGGCCTGGCCGAGTCCAACCCGGTCACCGCGTCCAGCTTGCTCATCAACGCCTACGTCTCGGAGCTGGCCGTCACCGCGGCGGCCGGCAGCCCCCCCGTGGGCTGGGACTTCGAGGACGAGTCACCGGGGCGCGACGCCCGGGGCCGGGCCCCGGCCGACGCCGCCCCCCCCGAGGTGGAGACCCACCTGGTCAACGCCGTGCTCACCAACGGGGCCCGCTTCTACGTCGACCACGCCCACCCGGAGGTCTCCACCCCGGAGTGCGCCGATGCCCGGGCCGTGGTGGTCTTCGACCGGGCCGCCGAGGTCATCGTGGCCCGGGCCATGGCCGCGGCCGGGCGCATGCTGCCCCCGGGCCAGGACATCGTGGTCCACAAGAACAACTCGGACGGCAAGGGCAACTCCTACGGCTGCCACGAGAACTACCTGATGGACCGGGCCGTGCCCTTCGGGCGCATCGTCACCGCGGCCACCACCCACTTCGTCACCCGCCAGGTGTTCACCGGGTCGGGCAAGGTCGGGGCCGAGGCCAGCGGGGCCGGGCCCGGGGCCCCCGAGGTGCCGTACCAGCTCAGCCAGCGGGCCGACTTCTTCGAGGCCGAGGTGGGCCTGGAGACCACGCTCAAGCGACCCATCGTCAACACCCGGGACGAGCCCCACGCCGATGCCCAGCGCTACCGGCGCCTGCACGTCATCGCCGGCGACGCCAACCTGGCCGAGGTGGCCACCTTCCTGAAGGTGGGCTCCACCGCCATCGTGCTGGCCATGGTCGAGGACGAGGCCCTGGACCGCAGCCTGGCCCTGCGCAACCCGGTGGCCGCGGTGCGGGCCGTGTCCCACGATCCCACGCTGGCCACGGTGGTGGAGCTGGCCGACGGGCCGTCCATGACCGCCCTGGAGGTCCAGTTCGAGCTGCTGGCCCGGGCCCAGAAGTGGGCCGAGGAGCACGGCCTGGACGCGGTGGGCGGCGACGCGGTGGGTGGCGAGGTGCTGCGCCGCTGGGAGCAGGTGCTGACCGGCCTGGAGGCCGACCCCGACTCGGTGGCCGGCCAGGTCGACTGGGTGGCCAAGCGCCGCCTCATCCAGGGCTGGGTCGATCGCCACGACGCCACCTGGGCCGACCCCCGGGTGGCGGCCCTGGCCCTCCAGTACCACGACCTCCGGCCCGAGCGGAGCCTGGCCCGCCGCCTGGGCCTGGAGCGCATCACCGGTGACGACGAGGTGGCCCGGGCCGTGACCGAGCCCCCCACCGACACCCGGGCCTACTTCCGGGGCCGTTGCCTGGCCAAGTTCGCCTCCAGCATCGTGGCCGCCAACTGGGACTCCCTGGTCTTCGACGTGGGGGCCGAGCCGCTGCGCCGGGTGCCCATGATGGAACCGTCGCGCGGGACCGAGGCTCACGTCGGTAGGTTGTTGGACGAGTGCGCAACCCCGGCCGAGCTGGTCGCCCGACTGTCGTCGTGA
- the prcB gene encoding proteasome subunit beta has protein sequence MTLPLFGPHDDPGPDFAGLVRRAGRASEPPLTPLADALRIPHGTTVVAVRYAEGVVMAGDRRATSGHLISHRTIEKVFPADRFSGVAIAGAAGPAIEMVTLFQLQLEHYEKVEGSHLSLEGKANQLSQMVRNHLPAAMQGLAVVPLFAGYDLARGSGRLFQYDVTGGRYEEQDYAASGSGMLHAGTVVKLGFRPGLDRAAVVDLALRALWTAADEDSATGGPDALRGIWPVVATISDQGYQRVPDVELSERFATLLEAERVSRGTTAPAGGQISGGDAR, from the coding sequence GTGACCCTGCCCCTCTTCGGTCCCCACGACGACCCGGGCCCCGACTTCGCCGGCCTGGTGCGCCGCGCCGGCCGGGCCTCGGAACCCCCGCTCACCCCGTTGGCCGATGCCCTGCGCATCCCGCACGGCACCACCGTGGTCGCCGTCCGCTACGCCGAGGGCGTGGTCATGGCCGGCGACCGGCGGGCCACCTCCGGCCACCTCATCAGCCACCGCACCATCGAGAAGGTGTTCCCGGCCGACCGGTTCTCCGGGGTGGCCATCGCCGGCGCCGCCGGGCCGGCCATCGAGATGGTCACGCTGTTCCAGCTCCAGCTCGAGCACTACGAGAAGGTCGAGGGCTCGCACCTGTCGCTGGAGGGCAAGGCCAACCAGCTCAGCCAGATGGTGCGCAACCACCTGCCGGCGGCCATGCAGGGCCTGGCCGTCGTGCCCCTCTTCGCCGGCTACGACCTGGCTCGGGGCTCGGGGCGGCTGTTCCAGTACGACGTCACCGGCGGCCGCTACGAGGAGCAGGACTACGCGGCCTCGGGCTCCGGCATGCTCCACGCCGGCACCGTGGTGAAGCTGGGCTTCCGGCCCGGGCTGGACCGGGCCGCGGTGGTCGACCTGGCCCTGCGGGCCCTGTGGACGGCGGCGGACGAGGACTCGGCCACCGGCGGACCCGATGCCCTGCGGGGCATCTGGCCGGTGGTGGCCACCATCAGCGACCAGGGCTACCAGCGGGTGCCCGACGTCGAGCTGTCCGAGCGCTTCGCCACCCTGCTGGAGGCCGAGCGGGTCAGCCGGGGCACCACCGCCCCCGCCGGCGGCCAGATCTCGGGTGGTGACGCACGATGA